One region of Vicinamibacteria bacterium genomic DNA includes:
- a CDS encoding methyltransferase domain-containing protein, which produces MLESLHSAALEGSGGATMAKQSKDKDGDRIPTSAPSPVKWERADAYEQFVGRWSRQVAPEFLSWLSIPPERRWLDVGCGTGVLCAAILERCSPSTVTGVEPSEQFFVKAEEQLAGRAALHRGSAAEIPLDDAQVDVTVSGLVLNFVPDAPAALAEMARVTVRGGTIAAYVWDYAGKMELMRLFWDAAVSIDPDAAKLDQGVRFPLCRPQALAELFAGTGLGRVEVTAIDIATPFASFEDYWRPFLGGQGPAPAYAMALGEAARAALRDRIRELMPLGADGSISLVARAWAVRGVALS; this is translated from the coding sequence AGGACAAGGATGGGGACCGGATTCCGACCTCCGCCCCGTCGCCGGTCAAGTGGGAGCGTGCCGACGCCTACGAGCAATTCGTCGGCCGCTGGAGCCGTCAGGTGGCGCCAGAGTTTCTTTCCTGGCTGAGCATCCCGCCTGAGCGACGCTGGCTGGACGTTGGCTGTGGCACCGGAGTGCTCTGCGCCGCCATTCTGGAGAGGTGCTCGCCGTCGACGGTGACGGGGGTCGAACCGTCGGAGCAGTTTTTCGTGAAGGCGGAGGAGCAACTCGCGGGCCGGGCCGCCCTTCACCGTGGCAGCGCGGCCGAGATCCCCCTCGACGATGCCCAAGTCGACGTGACGGTCTCGGGCTTGGTGCTGAACTTCGTGCCCGACGCCCCTGCCGCCCTCGCGGAAATGGCACGGGTGACGGTCAGAGGGGGAACGATCGCGGCCTACGTCTGGGACTACGCGGGAAAAATGGAGCTGATGCGTCTCTTCTGGGATGCCGCGGTCTCAATCGACCCGGACGCCGCGAAGCTGGATCAGGGAGTCCGCTTTCCATTGTGCCGTCCGCAGGCTCTCGCGGAGCTCTTTGCGGGCACGGGTTTGGGCCGAGTCGAGGTAACGGCAATCGACATCGCCACGCCCTTTGCGAGTTTCGAGGACTATTGGCGCCCGTTCCTAGGCGGGCAGGGCCCGGCGCCCGCGTACGCCATGGCCCTGGGCGAGGCCGCACGGGCAGCCCTCCGCGACCGCATTCGGGAGCTCATGCCCCTGGGGGCCGATGGTTCGATCTCACTCGTCGCTCGGGCCTGGGCGGTTCGTGGAGTCGCTCTCAGTTAG
- a CDS encoding SGNH/GDSL hydrolase family protein: MSTPATPFRAREALLGLLLSFVSIVAVLLVLELGLRVLGFVPDRFQMMGRMANARWTLLLDCYPTNPRGYFDIDLRQPESRERYLSVAPLRFDAVARRAPWAVESRYNALRFRDAPLGPKRPGVRRVMVLGDSFTEGQGVKEPDTCVRQLERLLNAAEPGGWEVRNCGRRGTDFPAIYQAFEEILPYKPDVLVYAMVLNDPEQSESFHARQTYVNDWILDRGRQTDDLEVEPSLFRSRLLTLVTDRVTSWRVGRETTRWYLDMYGPANRGGWEQTERYIREMNQRVQEGGGRFLVAPWPLFVGLEGGYPFRPIHETIRRFCLQAGIAHHDLLSVFLGRRSETFWVHPVDRHPNEIAHRLAAESLAPVVGEMGRAESPETLPPHRSRQR; the protein is encoded by the coding sequence GTGAGCACGCCCGCTACGCCCTTCCGCGCCCGCGAGGCCCTGCTCGGCCTGCTCCTCTCCTTCGTCTCGATCGTGGCCGTCCTCCTCGTCCTCGAGCTCGGCCTTAGGGTCCTCGGCTTCGTTCCCGATCGCTTCCAGATGATGGGCCGCATGGCCAACGCCCGCTGGACGCTGCTCCTCGACTGCTATCCCACCAACCCGCGGGGCTATTTCGATATCGACCTCCGCCAGCCCGAAAGCCGCGAGCGCTACCTCTCGGTGGCCCCTCTCCGCTTCGACGCCGTGGCGCGGCGGGCCCCCTGGGCGGTGGAGTCGCGCTACAACGCGCTGCGCTTCCGCGACGCCCCTTTGGGCCCCAAGCGCCCCGGGGTACGCCGGGTGATGGTGCTCGGCGACTCCTTCACGGAGGGGCAGGGGGTGAAGGAGCCCGATACCTGCGTGCGCCAGCTGGAGCGCCTGTTGAACGCCGCCGAGCCCGGGGGTTGGGAGGTGCGGAACTGCGGACGGCGGGGGACGGACTTCCCTGCCATCTATCAGGCCTTCGAGGAGATCCTGCCCTACAAGCCGGACGTCCTCGTCTACGCGATGGTCTTGAACGACCCCGAACAGTCGGAGAGCTTCCACGCCCGCCAGACATACGTCAACGATTGGATCCTGGATCGCGGTCGGCAGACTGATGACCTGGAGGTCGAGCCCAGCCTCTTCCGGTCGCGGCTTCTTACCCTGGTCACGGATCGGGTCACCTCCTGGCGGGTGGGGCGCGAGACCACGCGCTGGTATCTGGACATGTACGGCCCGGCCAACCGCGGGGGCTGGGAGCAGACTGAGCGCTACATACGGGAGATGAACCAGCGGGTCCAGGAGGGCGGTGGGCGGTTCCTGGTCGCCCCCTGGCCTCTCTTCGTGGGCCTGGAGGGAGGGTATCCCTTCCGCCCCATCCACGAGACGATCCGCCGCTTCTGCCTGCAGGCGGGGATCGCCCACCACGATCTGCTGTCCGTCTTCCTGGGCCGCCGGAGCGAGACCTTCTGGGTCCATCCCGTGGACCGCCACCCCAACGAGATCGCCCACCGCCTGGCCGCGGAGAGCCTGGCCCCGGTGGTGGGGGAGATGGGGCGGGCGGAGTCCCCAGAAACGCTGCCCCCCCACAGGTCACGGCAGCGTTGA
- a CDS encoding glycosyltransferase family 39 protein, whose amino-acid sequence MSGAVFVPRERRFHPWSALAVAAGLVLYAGLAIGSARQKSATFDEGAHLPAGFTYLTLGDHRLNPEQPPLIKLLAATPLLFLQPKLKTDDEAWATARQWEFGKRFLYRWNDGDQLLFWGRLPVVALGCLLCLAVFSWARRRYGGPAAALAFFLCLLSPDVLAHGQIVTTDLGVALFLFLSVMAFERLLERATNVRILLAGCAVGAALATKFSGLVVLPILAVLGLVAALSREPMPSDLGWSPTGRWARLGHVALLLAGVGLLAGIVLWATYGFRFAISPDPSVREAMRSTLAEPRSSLVRGLAGAAEHWGLLPEDYLRGLRFVFRHSEARPAFLAGRLSEEGFPYYFLATLALKTPIPLGLLLLAALLFSRRGPLLSEAFLFLPVLLYLGLTFTRSIDIGHRHLLPIYPFLFVAAGRAVGVLGRSRAPAAGAVILGALCAWYALGTLRVHPHYLAYFNEIAGGPRNGYRWLVDSNLDWGQDLKGLKAYLDARGIPKIKLSYFGSADPAYYGIDAEILPGYMAPHPVRVTREVRRGDIVAVSATNLQGVYLDPEDRPLMEHFRAQRPLDEVGYSILIYRADFNWP is encoded by the coding sequence ATGAGCGGAGCCGTGTTCGTCCCCCGCGAGCGCCGGTTCCATCCCTGGTCGGCGCTCGCGGTGGCGGCCGGGCTCGTGCTCTACGCGGGCCTGGCCATCGGGAGCGCGCGCCAGAAGTCGGCCACCTTCGACGAAGGGGCTCACCTGCCCGCGGGCTTTACCTACCTGACGCTCGGGGACCACCGGCTGAACCCCGAGCAGCCGCCCCTCATCAAGCTCCTGGCCGCCACGCCGCTGCTCTTCCTCCAGCCGAAGCTCAAGACGGACGACGAGGCGTGGGCCACGGCCCGGCAGTGGGAGTTCGGCAAGCGCTTCCTCTACCGCTGGAACGATGGCGACCAGCTGCTTTTCTGGGGCCGCCTCCCCGTGGTGGCCCTGGGGTGCCTGCTCTGTCTGGCCGTATTCTCCTGGGCGCGGCGACGCTACGGCGGGCCCGCGGCGGCCCTCGCGTTTTTCCTCTGCCTGCTCTCCCCCGACGTCCTCGCCCATGGCCAGATCGTGACCACCGACCTCGGGGTGGCCCTCTTCCTCTTCCTGTCCGTCATGGCCTTCGAGCGCCTTCTCGAGCGGGCCACGAACGTCCGGATCCTTCTGGCCGGATGCGCGGTCGGGGCCGCCCTGGCCACCAAGTTCTCGGGACTCGTGGTTCTGCCCATCCTGGCCGTGCTCGGGCTCGTAGCCGCCCTCTCTCGGGAGCCGATGCCTTCCGACCTCGGCTGGAGCCCGACCGGCCGTTGGGCGCGGCTCGGCCACGTGGCGCTCCTGCTCGCGGGCGTGGGCCTCCTGGCCGGGATCGTGCTCTGGGCCACCTACGGCTTCCGCTTCGCGATCTCCCCCGATCCCTCGGTGAGGGAGGCGATGCGATCCACCCTCGCCGAGCCGCGGTCCTCCCTGGTGAGGGGCCTCGCGGGTGCGGCCGAGCATTGGGGCCTCCTCCCCGAGGACTACCTCCGCGGTCTTCGGTTCGTCTTCCGGCACTCCGAGGCCCGGCCCGCGTTTCTGGCCGGCCGGCTCTCGGAGGAGGGTTTTCCCTATTACTTCCTGGCCACCCTCGCCCTGAAGACGCCCATCCCCTTGGGCCTGCTCCTCCTGGCCGCCCTCCTCTTCAGCCGGCGCGGTCCCCTCCTGAGCGAGGCCTTCCTCTTCCTGCCTGTGCTTCTCTACCTGGGCCTCACCTTCACCCGCAGCATCGACATCGGGCACCGGCACCTCCTCCCGATCTATCCCTTCCTCTTCGTGGCCGCGGGGCGGGCGGTGGGCGTGCTCGGCCGCTCCCGCGCGCCCGCGGCGGGGGCGGTGATCCTGGGCGCGCTCTGCGCCTGGTACGCCCTCGGCACCCTGCGCGTCCACCCGCACTACCTCGCCTACTTCAACGAGATCGCGGGGGGGCCGCGCAACGGCTATCGCTGGCTCGTGGACTCGAACCTGGACTGGGGTCAGGACCTGAAGGGCCTGAAGGCCTACCTGGATGCCCGGGGGATTCCGAAGATCAAGCTCTCCTATTTCGGCAGCGCGGACCCCGCCTACTACGGCATCGACGCGGAGATCCTCCCCGGCTACATGGCCCCCCACCCCGTGCGGGTGACGCGCGAGGTCCGGCGGGGCGACATCGTGGCCGTGAGCGCCACCAACCTCCAGGGCGTCTACCTGGACCCCGAGGACCGCCCGCTCATGGAGCACTTCCGAGCCCAGCGTCCGCTGGACGAGGTCGGGTACTCCATCCTGATCTACCGGGCCGATTTCAACTGGCCGTGA
- a CDS encoding GDSL-type esterase/lipase family protein, which yields MSAPASPLAPSRRGEVLLLLFSVVFFLVLAEVVVRLTGAADPRPSPYPRVDTDRRERRPINSRGYRDFERTLAKPPGVRRVVSLGDSFAWGVGVEFDDTYGQRVERTLSRRRRTPWQVVSLAQPGMNSVGEGAQLASEGLAYEPDAVALGYVLNDSEDENAAEARRVEDWLVDKREQKTGSLRLFDRSALYRLVSTRVWATLENRRRIAGYKSMYAADYPGWIAGQRALRTMGGLCRERGIPFVVLIFPLFGNPLDESYPFPEIHAQVARAAAEAGAKVVDLLPRYRGLRWDILVVNGTEDEHPNEIAHRIAASALLKAIDEVVPGDPAPAKAR from the coding sequence GTGTCCGCGCCCGCCTCCCCGCTCGCGCCCTCCCGGCGCGGCGAAGTGCTCCTCCTCCTCTTCAGCGTTGTCTTCTTTCTGGTGCTGGCGGAGGTTGTCGTCCGCCTCACGGGGGCCGCCGATCCCCGACCCTCCCCCTACCCGCGCGTGGACACCGACCGGCGCGAGCGTCGTCCCATCAACTCCCGAGGCTATCGCGACTTCGAACGGACCCTGGCCAAGCCACCCGGAGTGCGGCGGGTCGTCTCCCTGGGCGACTCCTTCGCCTGGGGGGTGGGGGTGGAGTTCGACGACACCTACGGCCAGCGCGTGGAGCGCACCCTCAGCCGCCGCCGACGCACCCCCTGGCAGGTGGTGAGTCTGGCCCAGCCGGGGATGAACTCCGTAGGGGAGGGGGCCCAGCTGGCGTCCGAGGGCCTGGCCTACGAACCCGACGCGGTGGCCCTGGGCTACGTGCTCAACGACAGCGAGGACGAGAATGCGGCGGAGGCGCGGCGGGTCGAGGACTGGCTCGTGGACAAGAGGGAGCAGAAGACCGGTTCGCTCCGCCTCTTCGACCGCTCCGCGCTTTATCGCCTGGTCAGCACGAGAGTCTGGGCCACCCTCGAGAACAGGCGGCGCATCGCCGGGTACAAGTCGATGTATGCCGCCGATTACCCGGGCTGGATCGCCGGCCAGCGAGCACTCCGGACGATGGGCGGCCTCTGCCGCGAGCGGGGCATTCCCTTCGTGGTTCTCATCTTCCCTCTCTTCGGCAACCCTCTGGACGAGAGCTACCCGTTCCCGGAGATCCACGCCCAAGTCGCGCGCGCGGCCGCGGAGGCGGGGGCCAAGGTGGTCGACCTGCTGCCACGCTACCGCGGCCTGCGCTGGGACATCCTGGTCGTGAACGGGACGGAGGACGAACACCCGAACGAGATCGCCCACCGCATCGCCGCCAGCGCCCTCCTCAAGGCCATCGACGAAGTGGTGCCGGGGGACCCCGCCCCGGCCAAGGCTCGATGA
- a CDS encoding alkaline phosphatase family protein: MASEKPPLASVGAVREELKRLGYLESGLDRFVLAGAGGPSPLSASLSVARRVGIAGGILFGLASALAAVGLDRRLLAEPQDLAVLTLYLVVAFGTTSALAALLGGLTAARAGRRPGPGLARNVGLGLGLLGLLYLGLWWRSHLLGAPLLAQATALLLGLGLSLVLGRFGSLAAVAVLSAGGVADRLPPASLSRRHMVPLLVGAAVFYAGGVAAAAYFGRANAPSGPDYTVVPTGLRVRVLGIDGLERRMTEQLLGRGEMPHLRALLATAAQGRLRAEPERVPALVWTTIATGRGAAAHGIQSADARRIPGLRTPVSLDTTSNPFVSALGRATDLLRLTRAEPPTSVLRGIKTFWNVASEKGLRVGIVNWWATWPAESVNGYLVSDRAFFKLEKGGPPDREVYPPAAFDRVRALLPDEADRPRRLDRFSLAAAGALRGADPPDLDALYLPGLDIFTMQQIGDAPGADLADLDTRLAAIRDYYRFLDGRIGEGAGDLGGRDVFVLVADPGRLARAHGPAEGMLAIVGGPVQTTDLGLVSERDLAPTVLHLLGLPVSRELDGRVLEEVLAPAFRAQHPLRFVAAYGRRAAPHAAQSDFDGQMLEELRSLGYIK, translated from the coding sequence ATGGCGTCCGAGAAGCCGCCGCTCGCCTCCGTGGGGGCGGTGCGCGAGGAGCTGAAACGCCTGGGCTATCTCGAGAGCGGCCTGGATCGCTTCGTCCTGGCCGGGGCCGGAGGCCCCTCCCCCCTCTCCGCCTCGCTGTCGGTCGCCCGGCGGGTGGGCATAGCCGGCGGCATCCTTTTCGGCCTCGCCTCCGCCCTGGCCGCAGTCGGACTGGATCGCCGCCTGCTCGCGGAGCCGCAGGACCTGGCCGTGCTCACCCTCTACTTGGTCGTGGCCTTCGGGACCACGAGCGCGCTGGCCGCCTTGCTCGGAGGGCTCACCGCGGCCCGGGCGGGCCGGCGCCCGGGGCCCGGCCTCGCCCGCAACGTCGGCCTCGGCCTCGGTCTCTTGGGGTTGCTCTACCTCGGGCTCTGGTGGCGTTCGCATCTGCTCGGGGCCCCTCTCCTCGCCCAGGCCACGGCCCTCCTCCTGGGACTCGGCTTGAGCCTGGTCCTGGGTCGCTTCGGCTCCCTGGCCGCGGTGGCCGTCCTCTCCGCGGGCGGGGTCGCCGACCGCCTGCCCCCGGCCAGCTTGTCCCGTCGGCACATGGTCCCCCTCCTCGTCGGGGCCGCCGTCTTCTATGCGGGGGGCGTGGCCGCCGCCGCCTACTTCGGCCGCGCGAACGCCCCCTCCGGCCCCGACTACACGGTGGTGCCCACGGGGCTCAGGGTGCGGGTGCTGGGCATCGACGGCCTGGAGCGGCGCATGACGGAGCAGCTCCTGGGGCGCGGAGAGATGCCGCATCTGCGGGCCCTGCTCGCCACGGCCGCCCAGGGCCGGCTCCGGGCCGAGCCCGAGCGGGTTCCCGCCCTCGTGTGGACCACCATCGCCACCGGCCGGGGCGCGGCGGCCCACGGCATCCAGTCCGCGGACGCGCGCCGCATCCCCGGGCTGCGCACGCCGGTCAGCTTGGACACGACCAGCAACCCCTTCGTCTCCGCCCTGGGCCGGGCCACCGATCTCCTGCGGCTCACGCGGGCCGAGCCCCCCACCTCCGTGCTGCGCGGGATCAAGACCTTCTGGAACGTGGCGTCGGAGAAGGGCCTGCGCGTGGGCATCGTGAACTGGTGGGCCACCTGGCCCGCGGAGAGCGTCAACGGCTACCTCGTCTCCGATCGTGCGTTCTTCAAGCTGGAGAAGGGTGGTCCGCCCGACCGCGAGGTGTACCCGCCCGCGGCCTTCGATCGCGTGCGCGCGCTCTTGCCCGACGAGGCGGACCGGCCGCGCCGCCTCGACCGCTTCTCCCTGGCCGCGGCCGGTGCGCTCCGGGGCGCCGACCCTCCCGATCTGGACGCCCTCTACCTGCCCGGCCTCGACATCTTCACCATGCAGCAGATCGGAGACGCCCCCGGGGCGGACCTGGCCGACCTGGACACGCGCCTGGCCGCGATCCGTGACTACTATCGGTTCCTCGACGGGAGGATCGGGGAAGGGGCCGGGGACCTTGGGGGACGGGACGTCTTCGTGCTCGTGGCCGACCCCGGGCGACTGGCCCGCGCCCACGGCCCCGCCGAGGGGATGCTCGCGATCGTGGGGGGCCCGGTCCAGACCACCGACCTCGGCCTCGTTTCCGAGCGCGACCTGGCCCCGACCGTGCTCCACCTCCTCGGCCTGCCCGTGAGCCGCGAGCTGGACGGCCGCGTGCTGGAGGAGGTGCTCGCTCCCGCCTTCCGGGCTCAGCATCCCCTGCGCTTCGTGGCCGCCTACGGCCGGCGGGCGGCACCGCACGCCGCGCAGAGCGACTTCGACGGGCAGATGCTCGAGGAGCTCCGGAGCCTGGGCTACATCAAGTAG
- a CDS encoding NFACT RNA binding domain-containing protein yields the protein MASKGRGFRTLEVDGFTVLVGKGDRENDALTFGEAEPHDFWLHVAGPAGSHVVVRNPEKLPELPRAVKERAAELAAWHSKAKGARGKVSVHLCQVADVSKPKGFAPGEVRLKRWTSVRVYPRPLGEGDEGGDAT from the coding sequence ATGGCGAGCAAGGGTCGGGGTTTCCGGACGCTGGAGGTGGACGGCTTCACCGTGCTCGTGGGCAAGGGCGACCGGGAGAACGACGCCCTCACCTTCGGGGAGGCCGAGCCCCACGACTTCTGGCTCCACGTGGCGGGTCCGGCAGGCAGTCACGTCGTGGTCCGCAATCCCGAGAAACTGCCGGAGCTCCCCCGCGCGGTCAAGGAACGGGCGGCGGAGCTCGCGGCCTGGCACTCCAAGGCCAAGGGCGCCCGCGGTAAGGTGTCGGTCCACCTCTGCCAGGTGGCGGACGTGAGCAAGCCCAAAGGCTTCGCTCCCGGCGAGGTGCGGCTCAAGCGGTGGACGTCGGTGCGCGTGTACCCGCGCCCCCTGGGGGAGGGGGACGAGGGCGGAGACGCTACTTGA
- a CDS encoding pyridoxal-dependent decarboxylase, protein MSEFDLTPQEVRRLGYLAADAVAGHREELIPRPVFGKVGTKAALFEEPLPEEGMGVEPLLAFVREHILGYPFGNSHPRFFGFINSTADPLGTIADYLASAMNSNCWGGDHAAIHVEDRALRWLAEIVGLPKTAEGILTSGGSMANFTALAAARRAVAPTIREEGPRLGPPLVVYASEEVHNCVDKAVDLLGLGTRQLRKIPTDERFRIRVDMLKEAVAQDRRAGLAPAIVVGNAGTVNTGAIDPLEELADFCGKESLWFHVDGAYGAMARISPALRPLFAGLERADSVAADPHKWLYVPYEAGAALVREGGRLKDAFSKPAAYLVHDPESPLQGPVLFNERGPELSRGFKALKVWMGLKRHGRRGYAAAVERDVRLTRFLAEEVDGQEDFERLSEPVLSIANFRYRPQGRGLSEEQLNRLNRRIANRLVASGSFLLAPTLLKGRTSLRVCIVNFRTTEDDLRALLREAARAGKELLAE, encoded by the coding sequence ATGAGCGAGTTCGATCTCACTCCCCAGGAGGTGCGGCGCCTCGGCTACCTCGCCGCGGATGCGGTGGCGGGGCACCGAGAGGAGCTCATCCCCCGGCCCGTCTTCGGCAAGGTGGGGACGAAGGCCGCGCTCTTCGAAGAGCCCCTGCCCGAAGAGGGGATGGGGGTCGAGCCCCTGCTGGCCTTCGTGCGCGAACACATCCTCGGCTACCCCTTCGGCAACTCGCACCCGCGCTTCTTCGGCTTCATCAACTCCACCGCCGACCCCCTGGGCACCATCGCCGACTACCTGGCCTCGGCCATGAACTCGAACTGCTGGGGAGGCGATCACGCCGCCATCCACGTCGAGGACCGGGCCCTTCGCTGGCTGGCCGAGATAGTGGGCCTGCCTAAAACCGCGGAGGGCATCCTGACCTCCGGGGGGTCCATGGCCAACTTCACGGCCCTGGCCGCGGCAAGGCGCGCGGTGGCCCCCACCATTCGCGAGGAGGGACCCCGCCTGGGCCCCCCCCTCGTGGTCTACGCCTCCGAGGAGGTCCACAACTGCGTGGATAAGGCGGTGGATCTCCTGGGCCTCGGCACCCGCCAGCTCCGCAAGATCCCGACCGACGAGCGCTTCCGCATCCGGGTCGACATGCTGAAGGAGGCGGTGGCCCAGGACCGCAGGGCCGGCCTCGCCCCCGCGATCGTAGTCGGCAACGCCGGCACCGTGAACACGGGGGCCATCGATCCCCTGGAGGAGCTGGCCGACTTCTGCGGAAAAGAGTCGCTCTGGTTCCACGTGGACGGGGCCTACGGGGCCATGGCCCGGATCTCTCCCGCCCTCCGCCCGCTCTTCGCCGGCCTGGAGCGGGCGGACTCCGTGGCCGCCGATCCTCACAAGTGGCTCTACGTTCCCTACGAGGCGGGGGCGGCGCTGGTGCGGGAGGGGGGGCGGCTCAAAGACGCCTTCTCCAAGCCCGCGGCGTACCTCGTCCACGACCCCGAGAGCCCCCTGCAGGGGCCCGTCCTCTTCAACGAGCGGGGGCCCGAGCTCAGCCGCGGCTTCAAGGCCCTAAAGGTGTGGATGGGCCTGAAGCGCCACGGCCGGCGCGGGTACGCGGCCGCGGTCGAGCGCGACGTGAGGCTCACCCGCTTCCTGGCCGAGGAGGTGGACGGCCAGGAGGACTTCGAGCGGCTTTCCGAGCCCGTGCTCTCCATCGCCAACTTCCGGTACCGGCCGCAGGGCCGGGGGCTCTCCGAGGAGCAGCTCAACCGCCTGAACCGGCGGATCGCGAACCGTCTGGTGGCGAGCGGCTCCTTCCTCCTCGCCCCCACCCTGCTCAAGGGCCGGACCTCGCTCCGCGTCTGCATCGTGAATTTCCGCACCACCGAGGATGACCTGCGCGCGCTCCTAAGAGAGGCGGCGAGGGCGGGGAAGGAGCTCCTGGCGGAGTAG
- a CDS encoding M20/M25/M40 family metallo-hydrolase gives MPVGLLLVLMGAALPGAKANEPGALRRAVRAHVRKEGPAILREFAALLSIPNVASDGPNIQKNADLIVERLAARGVKARLLNGEGGPPVVYGELRREGARRTLGVYAHYDGQPVDPREWAGEPFRPVLRDRPLEEGGREVDLSALPGPPGGEWRLYGRGSGDDKAPIVGFWAALDALAAAGIPSSVNVKFLFEGEEEAGSPHLRAVLERNRELLAADGWILCDGPVHQTRRMQVFFGARGVTDVELTVYGPLRPLHSGHYGNWAVNPALSLAHLLAGLKDPGGRIRIAGFYDDVRPRTEAETRALAELPDVDAALRHELALAETEGQGAPLAERVMLPALNVRGIQSGHVGARTANAIPSEATASLDFRLVPDQTPARVRELFEAHLRAAGFAVVSDAPNLETRRTQARLVRVQWGSGYPSYRTSLDQPFSRAVVGAVEEGAGGPIVKLPTLGGSIPMYLFPEVLGAPVIGVPIANHDDNQHAANENLRLQNLWDGIEVYATLLARLGELWRE, from the coding sequence ATGCCGGTGGGGCTCCTGCTCGTCTTGATGGGCGCCGCCCTCCCGGGGGCGAAGGCGAACGAGCCGGGGGCCCTCCGCAGGGCGGTGCGGGCGCACGTCAGGAAGGAAGGGCCCGCGATCCTGCGCGAGTTCGCGGCCCTGCTCTCGATCCCTAACGTGGCCTCCGACGGTCCCAACATCCAGAAAAACGCCGACCTCATCGTGGAGCGCCTCGCCGCGCGCGGGGTCAAGGCCCGGCTCTTGAACGGAGAAGGCGGGCCGCCCGTTGTCTATGGCGAGCTTCGGCGGGAGGGAGCGCGCCGCACGCTCGGCGTGTACGCCCACTACGACGGCCAGCCCGTGGATCCCCGCGAATGGGCGGGAGAGCCGTTTAGGCCCGTGCTGCGGGATCGTCCCCTCGAGGAGGGGGGCCGCGAGGTGGACCTCTCCGCGCTCCCGGGGCCCCCGGGGGGCGAGTGGCGCCTCTACGGGCGCGGGAGCGGAGACGACAAGGCGCCCATCGTCGGCTTCTGGGCGGCTCTCGATGCCCTCGCCGCCGCCGGGATACCCTCCTCCGTCAACGTCAAGTTCCTCTTCGAGGGGGAGGAGGAGGCGGGCTCGCCCCACCTCCGGGCGGTGCTGGAGCGGAACCGGGAACTCCTCGCCGCCGACGGCTGGATCCTTTGCGACGGGCCCGTCCACCAGACCCGGCGGATGCAGGTCTTCTTCGGGGCCCGGGGCGTCACCGACGTCGAGCTGACCGTCTACGGGCCCCTCCGGCCGCTGCACAGCGGCCACTACGGCAACTGGGCGGTGAACCCGGCCCTCTCCCTGGCCCACCTCTTGGCCGGGCTCAAGGACCCCGGCGGACGCATCCGGATCGCCGGCTTCTACGACGATGTCCGTCCGCGCACCGAGGCCGAGACCCGGGCCCTGGCCGAGCTCCCGGACGTGGATGCCGCACTGCGCCACGAGCTGGCCCTGGCCGAGACCGAGGGCCAGGGGGCGCCACTCGCCGAGCGCGTGATGCTCCCCGCCTTGAACGTGCGGGGGATCCAGTCCGGCCACGTGGGCGCGCGCACCGCCAACGCCATCCCCTCCGAGGCCACGGCCTCCCTTGATTTCCGCCTCGTGCCCGACCAGACACCGGCCCGTGTGCGCGAGCTCTTCGAGGCCCACCTGCGCGCGGCGGGCTTCGCCGTCGTTTCCGACGCGCCCAACCTCGAGACCCGGCGGACCCAGGCCCGGCTCGTCCGCGTGCAGTGGGGATCGGGCTACCCCTCCTACCGGACCTCTCTCGACCAACCCTTCTCGCGGGCGGTGGTGGGTGCGGTCGAGGAAGGCGCGGGCGGGCCCATCGTCAAGCTGCCCACCCTGGGGGGCAGCATCCCCATGTACCTGTTCCCGGAGGTGCTGGGCGCGCCCGTGATCGGGGTCCCCATCGCCAACCACGACGACAACCAGCACGCCGCCAACGAGAATCTGCGCCTGCAGAACCTGTGGGACGGCATCGAGGTCTATGCGACCCTCCTGGCCCGGCTGGGCGAGCTCTGGAGGGAATGA